The sequence TCGACTTATTAAACTATTGGACTTATGAAATATTATCCAGGGAAGTACACTTGTGGTAAATTTTTCTTAGCTCATATATATTAACCTTCTACAATCTGGAAATGCTTAAACAGTTTAACAATACCATACATTTGTAAATGCATCTAAGAAAGGGATGCTGGATTGTTGTTGGAAAATTGACTTAGGCCTTTTTTAGTTGGTGGTCGGAGTAATTTGCTGATAAAATCTATGCCTGGTGGGATTCTCTCTAGAAGtatgaaagaaggaagaagatttcaGCTATCAATCTCCCAATCCCTGCCCTTTTTGTATAATCTAAATCACTTATGAGATAAAATATCTTACAGCAAAAAAATTGGGAGCGAGATGAAATGGCTGGCTAGCATATCATAATCAAAACTCTTTCTCTTTTCACTTCTCTCCAAGAAAACCCTCAAGGGTGAGgatttatccaagaataatcTCCTCCCATATTCAAATGGGGCCGTTAGAAAAAAGTATATGGGGAACTTGGAATGCCATATGGTCATCATGTATTTAAGGGTTATGTCATGGCCACTTATTTTCTAGGCTTGTTAATTGTTACTTATAAGGAAAGTCTTTGGCTTAAAATTGACATATAGGGAATGTAATGCAGTTGGGCTATAGTAGCATGTTGGTGATTTGTATTTAGTGAATTTTTCCTTGGAAAGATGCCCACATTCTATGGAGTGTGGGAGTTCATTTTAAGCCCACATTCAAGTCTTTGCTTGTGAAGTAAAACATTTTAAGATTCAGTTATGACTATTTTTGGTGGGTTTGTATCCTAGTAAATGGTCTGTGTTCCAAGACCAGTCAGGAGCCATAGGGGCGGGTCCAAGGGAGAGCCATGCCACCCCTCCCACTAGCTATCAAGATTCCTATTTATGCTTATTGCTCCAGGCTTCGAGCTCTCATGTCCCTCCTTCTGTACCGCAAGTTAAAAAAATGCCAAACGAAGCCTTCTAGATTGGGgcaaatccttctagtttctctATTGATCCCTTACAAGTAGCTCATCTCCATTTATTCCTCCATTATGTTCTAATCAAGATCATTGTTTCCTTTTATAAAGACAAACATCCATCCAAATGGGGAGGCTCTTGAATTGTATAATGTGATCTTAGTAACTGCTTAGCCTTTTCTACAAAAAAATACCTCTTATCTTGTTGCCCGTGCAGACAAGAATAGTTtgttatttgatggtttgaccCCATTGGTTTTCTCATTCCCTCCGAAAACCTATTTCACAATCATGGTCCCCATTGGCATTTTTGTTCCCATGAGCTCACCTTCACCAAATTCTACTCTTTTAATGAGacatcaaatttttgaaggtgaGTGTTCTCTGCATTAATGTAACACTAGAATGCGACATATGCGATTCATGTAGGTGAACAAAAAGAGCATTTAATGAATGGCCATGATTAGATGATAGAAGGATAAGATGAATATGTGGAAACAAAATGTAAAAGCTTTTGGCGAGGGCCATGATTAGTGAGGCACATGATAGATGGGTGTATTAATTTTACCTGAAAAGGTAGGAAAGTTAAGATTGATGAGGGAAAGAGGGAGAACAATGCTCATTAGAACCTAGGCTATTGGAATTacataataataaaatactttGTGCGAGTCTTTGAAGGCCAAATGCGTGCTAGACTCTGGGACTTTTGCATTATATATAGTAGAGATTTTCATTTAAAAAATCACAAAATAACTAGATCTTGCTCTGTGTCTACATGATCTTATTTGTTGTTTTAGTCTTAGAACAAATTCTTTATAAGAAGCTATTTGTGCCACAATGTTCAAACCCTTCTGGCTAATAAGTGGTGGCTCTAGGTTCAAGCCTAGGGTGGTGCAACCCAAAGTATTTGGACCTAGGTCATTGTAATATGGGCTGGTCTCCCTTCCCTTGTTCTATAAAAAAGTTCAGAAAAATCAATAACCACAGCCATAACCACAACCATAACCATCAACCCTCATCCCACCTCTATTTAGGGCCACATCTTATGTAATATTGAGCTTTGTATAAGAATCAATAAGTAGCAAATTTTATTTGCCTAATTAGAGCTAGGTACTGTATTTAATTTGAAATAGAAGATATTACATCAAATTGCGAAGATGGAAGAGCTTCAATGGAGAAAATGCATGAGCTGTGTTGCAAATCTAACTATCCTAGCCAATTAGCTCGACCCAAATCCCATTCATATTATGCATTTCAACTTTTGTTTTAAGTATCAATTTCAAGCTTTAACCTGAAATATCACATGTAGGTGGTGTGAGTTTTGTAGCAATAGTGGTGCAACTGGTTATTAGGATTTGATATGGCAAAGCTTCTTCCATTACAATACTCTTCACTTTGTCTGATTTATAGACATATGATTTTGATCTAATGAATAATTTGAACCTAAACTAGACTTGTATAtctcataaaaaaattaatttagatataaATTCATATTTGACCCTACCAAATAATTAaccctaacttctctcttaaagAAGCAAAAGGATTTTTGACtgttttgtgtttgtaatgctaaaGTATGCAATTTTGGTAGAGCTGTGGATGGGTTTAGCATGCCTGCATATCCTTTAGATATATTGTTAGTCACTAATGCTTGTTTTCTTGATTAACAAATTTTGGTATCTTTAAAACACCGTATACTTTATTTTCGTTTAACTTTATTATGATTTGATTGTTGAAGGAAGATCTTTTGTCACAGAAACTGAACATATGAAATAATTTAatgcaaaataaaaatgaatatgaGGCCCTAATTAAGATTGATAGACAAGATTCCACAAAGCAATCAGTTTCATTGCTTAATATTTATTATACAAAATAATGAACACACACACACCCATAAATACTACTATGTAATGGCGAAGGCCTACAGTCTAATATTTGAGGCTAGCCTCTATGTCTCATGCAGTATAAACATTGTGTTCACTCatatttttcatatatatatatatatatatataatatgtatgGATGTATAAATATGTATTACATATATGCCCGTTTGTGGTTAACATGCCatgaaagggagaaaaaaaCAGAGTTTTCGAGATCGTAGCATCTATTTCCTCTTTTGGAAAACCTGGACTCTCAAATTTCAGTAAGGAAACTAatttgaaaaaaacaaaaaacaaaaaatgtaTATCTCAAAACAATTAAGGCTGTAGATCCAAAATAGTTGCATCTGAAAACAAAAATTACGTATCTCAAAAAATTGGTGATCCCGGATCCCAATACATTTGCAATCTAAACCATTAACTGGATAGAAGATCACATTCATCCCTTCTATCTCATGCGCGGCTCACGTGCCAAAATCTAATGTGTGCACATGCATGAATGTTAATCGGCCTGCATGTGCATAGCTGCTTTTGAGGTATTATGTAATCAAAGTTATCTTGCAATATAAGAGGAAAATTTATAGAATGATAATAAGGCCTAGAATATTTTATAGCTCAGAATGTCGGGCAATAGAAAAGGTCTGGGAAAACCAGTTGGATAAAGCATTTAAACAAAAACATTGAGACGGAAATGCTGTAAAACTAGAAAAAATTAGAGTGAGGAATGTATATATTGAGGAGCTATCTGAGTTTATGTTATATGGACTGAGCATGAGTGTGGAGTGTGGGCATGTATCCGAGTTTCATATCCTTTAATCTCTAAGAGGTTCTTCTAATTGACACATGTTCAATTTTCACACCAATTCACATTTCCAAGTTCTGGGTGTGGGAAATCTGGGTTGAAATGTCCAAGTAACATAGGTAGGAGCTGTTCCATTTAAAACTGAAGTGATTGGGAACCAATTAATATGGTATACTCACATATGATGAAGATTTGAAGGGGGCTCCAATAAGGAGGGTTGCTTCCACCTTTGTTAAATGAATTAAGAAGGGACGGGGAGACATAAGATGACATGAATGGAAGTTGTGGTTTgtgaaaagaatataaaaggCTCAAGTCAGAGGTAGCCTAAAAAGAAACGTTAGGTGAATGAGGATCTATAAAGTTAAGCCCAAATAGCTGGGACAATGTTTGAGGGCTGTATTAATGGTTGAATTGAGCTAAGATGATTAATCAAACAATTCTTATTGTAAAATAACCCATGCCATTAATTGCTGAGAATAATAAAGTCCTGTACTGTGAAGTTTATATCAAGATGTGGCTCTAAAAAAAATTGGTATATCTAGATTTTACTTGTCATGCGCCACTCTTTCATCTAGATTTttctatttatatattaaaaaacagGTTACAATTGGTTCTGTGACTTTTTCCTTTGGAGTTTCTGAATGTGTTCTTTTTCTGTGGTGGCTGTTGCTTATCTGTTTTATGTGGCACTGTCTCATTTTATTACTTTATGTTGTTTATAACGAAAGACAAGAAATAaataccatttaattgtggttTTATCTTTGTTGTTCTGAATTTGTTATTGATTTCATGGTTAATTATGCTGCAGGAATAGCTGTTGCTTATTCTGCTCCAAGAAGACACATATGCCTCAAGGTAGTTGAAAATAACTATTGTGCATCGAAGAGAGGTATGGTGATGTTGCTCTCATAGTAATGCAGATGTcttgatattatttttttccttgtttGCTAGATGATGGATGTAGCTTAAAGTATGTCTGCAGTTCGTATTTATGTTGTGTAGTTTTATTCTCTGGGTTTGAATATTTCCCCCCGCTGTTTCCTTTCCTGTAAACAGCAAAGTGGGATTGCAAAAGAGTTAATCTTATGATCTTTCAACTCTTGTGGTGTTATTATGTTCTTGAAGGTTGCAAGTGGTTTCTAGTCTGTCCTGTTGGCGATAAAGATAAGGTAGTCATGATGCTTGTTTTGCCTATTTTTTTTGGAACTCCAATTTCTATGTTCACATTATTCATTATGTTCACATTAttcatttactttttcctaATCCAGTCGTACTCGGATCAGGCTTGGTATAACATTTGAGACAGATTGTTCAATTCTAACCATTTTGATCAACTCTGatcaactctttttccactagGAGGTGAGGACACGGTGCTGAGTTGCATTGCTAAATGAATTATCAAAATGTATTTTGTTTTGGGATGCATCTCATGCAAAAATCTTACTTCTGTGGTTGGGCCCAATTAAAAAGTTTGTCAAAAATCCAATCCTGTGGTGTTGCATCTGAATTGTGATTGGAATTTATCTCATGCTGCTAAAATCTTACTTCTATGGTTGGGCCCAATAAAAAAATTTGCCAAAAATCCAATCCTGTTGCATTGCATGTGAATTGTGATCCAAATACCTGTGTGGAGTGATGCAAAGTAAATTAGCAACATGTTTGCTCCCCCACAATGAAATTGATTTCTTTTGTACCTGTAGTCAAAACATAACCATTTTCTAAATTGTAACATAATCTTGTAGGTGGGGTACGTTGTCTATCAATACTCAATGTTGTGTTTGCCGTGATCTTTGGTCTTCTTGCACTATTTCTTGGATCAAGCCTCCTCACATTAGGGAGTAGTTGCTCTGTCCCGCTCTTCTGGTGTTATGAGATTGCCTCTTGGGGTCTGGTAATCTTGTATGGTGGTACTGCCTTCTTTCTGAGAAGAAAAGCAGCAGTGATCCTTGATGAGGGTGAGTATGCGGGGCGAAACCTTGGATTGGAGATGTTGGAATCAGCCAGAGAAGTGACACCAGAAATGGAGAGGCGTGTGAATGAAGGTTTTAAGGCATGGATGGGATCTTCCCTCCTTTCTtctgatgaagaagaagagcctGATTTTTTTCTAGAGGCGGCTGAACCAATTCTGACCGACTCTAACCTGCAAAGAGGGTGAAGTTTGTCATTTGGAATTCTGTAAATTGTTCCTTGTCGgctttattttttaattctttttccaaaatttcCAGTTGGTTTAGATTGTAATTATGCAAAATCACCATCGTTTCTGCTGTAATATACTGAGTGGTGAATTTAGATACACATCCATACAAAAGAATTTGGAATTCATATGACCCTTCAGATTGAGCCTCCATTTGTTTGAGATGCGCAGCTGTTTTGAGTATGAGCTGTCAGTgggaaggaataaaatccgtGAGTAACGACTGTTCTATGTGATTCAAGCTTGAAGTTGCATAATGCTTGTACTAAGCCATGTTCATTAGTGCAATGGCGTGGCAACTATAGAACTTTGGCAACTATTTCTTATTTGTTGTTACTGCAAGATCCTCACTTCTTTCATGATTTAACTTGCAGTGTGATTGCTAATATGATTTTGTTTTTGAACGTGCCACTCatgacattatgttgataggtGAGGCATGTGGTTTGGGACAATCTGATGTTACGATTTTTGGATGCAATCCATACAATTAATTTGCTGTCCAGATTGCGTTACATATAAACTCGTGGGTCCAACACAAATTGGAATAACAAGAACTCAGGTTGCGTTCTGGCTAGCGCAGAGCTCGCAGCAGTACTAATGCAGCATacgatttccttttctttgtagcAAATGATTGTGATATTTCTATACTTAAAGCTGGAGACTGACATGAAATGGGGTTATTCCATGTCCCCATGCTCGAGCAgtcaaaagcaaaaaaaaaaaaaaaaaaagacccacATTGAAACTAGCAGTTCTCCTGACGTCCTTCACGGTTTAATCCAAACAAttcccctctccttctccacttTGTTAGTTGGGGATCGTACTACGTCAACACGAAGTAACAGCCGTGGGAAATGGAAAAGGTAAAAGGCCGAGCGAACATGGCTACTGTAGCACGATGCTCCTTGTTCCATTCCTTGAATGAGAGAACGAGTTCACGGGCCTTGAGAACATCTCGTCATGTTCTGCGCCTCTGTATCCTTCTAACTTTGTACCATTCAAACTCACTCTCCTATCAGGCTTTCAGACACAACCACCATTACTTGCTTTCTCTTCTTGCACCATAATGAggcaggaggagggggaggagggacAAAATCTCTCAGGAGAGATAGAGATGGAGAAGGGGAAGGAGAAGCAGGAGGCAGCCCCTGTCTCTGCAATGCCGCTCCCAAAGTCCCCGTCCTTCTTAAACCCAGAAGAACCGGGAACAGAGGCTGATCGCTTCCAGCAAGCTCTACTGGTTGATGACCTctgattctccctcctttctctcttatatttccatttttcctaaaaaaaatttatgaatgcATGATGActtgagctcacaatgaagtaGTTACTCGATACCAAGTGCAGGAACTGAAGGACCTGCGCTCTCAACTCCACCAGGCAGCAGATTACTGCGAGAATACGTTTCTAAAGACCGGGCATGGAACAATGTAAGCTCATCTACTTCAGAACAATACGTTCTGTTATTTTCTTTCCAGGAAAttcgatcttttttttttcttttcttgatagaGGTGATTAATGTTGACTCTGATATGCTTCTCTACTATCTTGGTTGATGCCATTAATTTATTCCAACGTACAATGGCATAATAACATCCGGAACGTGATATTCTCTTGTTTGTTAACATGGGAAGAGAGTTGGAGAACACAAAGAGCTACATTTGTCATGCAATCGTAGCTGTGGTCGATCATCTGGGCAATGTTTCCTCCAAGCTTGAGCACCAACTCCAGGGCAATATCGAGGTTTTGCAAACAGAGCAAAAGATTGATTGCTTAAAACAGGTCAGTTAATAGTCATCTGCTCAAATTCATCAGCAGCTAAACTTTGGTGCATCCATACATAGATAGTAGCCAGgataaaatggataaagatttaGATGCGTTGGACCCAGGCCCAATGAATCGATAAGGAAGCATTTAATGCAGTCATTTCTCATCCCTGGGTTGGAACTCTGACATAGTCTGTGAAGGCCCGATCTAAATAGACAATCGGATTTTTCCACGGACTCCCGATGGGAGTCGGATTTTTCGACACTCCCGATGGGTTCTGAAGTCGAGGGGAACCCTCCATTTAaagcctcctctcctcttgaAGCGTCCGTCGTTGCCGGCTACaagcctttcttcttcttggttTCCCAGAGGTTCCCTCACCTGTGCCCGTCGGAATTCCGGCTCGTTGCCACTGGCTGAGAGATTTGATCCTATTTTCCACCCCTATTACCGGCCTTGCTTTCCTTATCATTTTCGGCTGCCACCCTTGCTGGCATTCGCCGCTGAAACTTTTGGTCTCTCCTCGTCGACCCATGACCAGACAACGGAGCCCCAGCCGCCGACGAGCGGGATGGGACCCGAAATCGACCGAGCCAAAGGATCCTCTGTTCGGCTGTAGTATTGGACCGATCCTTGTGCCTCTTTTTGCCCGGTCGCTGCTGCTGTCGGCTGTTCTGCTGCCAACTGTTGTCAGACCATGGGCTGCACTGTTGTCTGTTATGCCGCCGCATATCGCAGGACCACCATTTTTTGTCTAAATTTTTAATACTATTAAAATTATTGAATATTAGTTAATTGGACTTTGAATGATTTGAATAAGTTTAACTGGTTCATGCAGTTGAATTTTGAGGATTCAATGTGAAAGAGGTAAATAGTCCTTGCATTCTTTAGTAGTTTTTGAACAACCATTGTCTAGTCATGGGTCGACGAGGAGAGATAAGGATTTCGGCGACAAATGGCAATAATGATGAtagccaaaaaaaagagaaggaaagctGGTCGAGGAGCGATAGGGAGTTTTCTTGGTCAATTTTTGGCAAATCTTTCAGCGGGTGGTAGTGATTCAAGCCTAAAGAAGGTAgagaaagtaaagagaagagagATCGGGGTTTTACCTTGGCTTCAACGAGCTTGGTGATCGGGATTCCAACGAGCTCAAGTGAGGGAACCTCTAAGAAAACAAGAAGAAGGGCTTGTAGCTGGCGGCAATGGACCCTTCAAGGGAAGGGAAGGTTTTTCTTTCGACTTCTTCAGGACTGGATGATCAACTGCCACCGAGAATTGTTGAAAAATACGACTCCCTTTGGGAGTTGCTACCCAATACTATCATGCATGGGATATGCCTAGCATGACTGGGCCCATCCAATTCTAGGTCGGGTCTGTTGGATCGATTCTTCACATTCTCCTCTTCTTAAAAGAGTTTCATTCTCGAAACTTAACTTACTTAAGGCTTTTTATAAGGATCCGTGCAGGCGTGTGTCTAGTCCCGCATTGGTTATTTGTCAGAGAAATCTTGCGTATTTATATAGGACTAAgaaatctaaaaaaatatttttctactaGCTATTCTggatgaggtcctaggttgtgaTATAATAATATCGGAGCGGATCCAATCTATGGCtcatgtggactaggagacactgtaGCATAGGCTTATTGAGGCTCACCACAAGTCgatcatggtgcttgtgattagatttgaatggatttgaactcttagcccgACAAGAATGTTGGGGCTTAAACagaaggagtatgtgaggatccctGCGggcgtgtttagtcccacatcggttattcaccggagagatcttgggtatttatacaggactaagaaaCCCAAAAAATACCATCTGGTTAGTCTTTTTGTGTGAGATCTTGGGTCGTGACACTTTCAAACTTTGAGGTTCCTTGtctctgtataagtatccaatatCTACCCAATCCATAACCtttgtgggactaaatacatccgCATGAATCTTCATATACTCCTCTCGTTTAAGTCCCAGCATTGTCGCCGCGCTAAGGGTCTAAATCCATGCAACTTCATTCACAAGTATCATAAATCCAATCATAGACACGGTGATTGGCtcatggtcagccccaatggactTGTGCTGTAGTGCCCTTTGGTTCACACGGGCCATGGGTCGGATATGTTCTAACACCAGTTTGTGACAACTTAGGACatcatccaaaaaaactagttggaaggtattatttgggttctttagcCCTATATAAATATCTATGATATACCTAGTGCATGGGCAATGCAGGACTAAACACATGTTCGCACAAGTCTGCATAGAGTCCTTAGTGGTGCGAAGAACTTTAACATATTTGTTCTTTTATTGGTCATAAGGACACAAGagagatatttttcttttaaaatcatATTCTTCAGTGCTGTCACCTCAGTAACAGTTCTTGCTCTCAGGTTTTTCATcaacaaaaagaacatctaGGAAGATTCTATATAAATTTCGGCTTATATCCCATCGATCATGCAGAAAAAAGCTCAAGTCATATGAGCTCATCAAAAAATCAGATATGATCATAGATATCATCATATGATAATTTGGTTAGAACATTATCGCATCTAGTTAGTTTATCTATATCTCATGGCAATAGTATTACTACATCTGTAACATAGACGGCATGATGTACCTCCTATTTTTCTTAGGTTGGCAAACGCTTCCATCATTCCAGAGTTGTCTCATGTACAAAGTCAAGAAAACTCATTGTAACTCGAATTAAATTATGCATCTcttcttttaaatatatgaattaTCTAATGAGCATCCTCTGCACAGAGGCTTCTCACATGTCAACAATATGCTGTAAGTCTCAAGCTCTCTGCCGTGCGATGGAGTGCCAAGTTGCCACGGCATCACCAGCATTATCTCTCACCATGTAAGCTATCTTCTATCCATTTTTGAtgccttttttttataattaaattCTGAACAGTGCCATCTCTACCAATAATTATGAGTTCAGCATATTGATCTTGTAGTTTTAGTTTGAAAACTCATATGAGACCAATTATTGTAACAGAATCATCACCTTTTAATCTGCTGAAATTGTGTTGCACAGtaaaggaaaaaaacaaaaaaagaaaaaaaatctgtaagaatgttttattattttcatacaGTCCGGTACTATATTAATGATAAGCTGTGAATTTGTTTTTTTCGAACTTCATTATACTTGTatgtcatcaaaatatttttctttgaacAGTGGCTCAGCATCCTGAAAAGTCGAGTGGTATCTCCAGGTTTCCTTTACTTCTCAGTTCTCTCTGTGTTTTTCTTAATTCCCCAAGTTCTAAAGCTCAATTTACATTCCATAAGTgctattaatttaaaaaaaaaagatatgtcAAGAATCTAACTGAATACATGCATGCACAGAAATGAGGCTGCTGATAAAAAGGCATCTGAAACACCTGGTAAGAAAGATCAGTTGGCAGTGGCCATTTGTCCTCCGGTCTCTGTTGCAGGTGATAGTGTCAAGCTTCCAAATTTGGGTTCAGGTAAGCAAACTAGTGAATCTAGACAAAATGACCTGTCAGTTTTCTTGTTGGAGTTCTAAAGAAGCCTGAGCCATTTGCAGGACAATGTGCATATTCCCATAGTATAGTTTATTTTTGGATTCATTGTTCAAGTCTCACATAGACTTTTACCTGCATTCCAAGTGCACTTGAGCCATAAACCAGATtcacatttatttatttatttttgagcaAACCGGTGGAAATCCACCACAGCAATTCAGTacatgtttttatttatttatttatttatttgtcttTCACATCATGGTAGAATGTAGTGAGTtttcgttttctttttttcttttttttttttgacagagCTGTTCTGGCTCTTTATAGTTCGATATTTGTTGTAGGAACACATACCCATTAATTCATATTTAACTAGAAAAGGCAACTGGTTTATTTTGGAGTGGAGTGGGTATATCGTACTATACCAGTTCGATATCGATACCCAGTACGGGTGGCGTATCGATATTCGGTATGCTAAAAAAATTCTGCATCATACCGTACCAATATtttgctagtgtggcaccggtatggggtCCAATACCAAGAGAATAAACCTTGATTTGAAGTATTGACTCTTTTTGCTTTCCAGGAATAACATCCAGCACAGCTATCCCAGTTCTTGAAGGCCCATCTATACTTTCAAAGCCATCCAATTCTTCATTTGGGTCCTACACGGATGTAA is a genomic window of Phoenix dactylifera cultivar Barhee BC4 chromosome 4, palm_55x_up_171113_PBpolish2nd_filt_p, whole genome shotgun sequence containing:
- the LOC103706857 gene encoding probable protein ABIL5 isoform X3, which encodes MRQEEGEEGQNLSGEIEMEKGKEKQEAAPVSAMPLPKSPSFLNPEEPGTEADRFQQALLELKDLRSQLHQAADYCENTFLKTGHGTIELENTKSYICHAIVAVVDHLGNVSSKLEHQLQGNIEVLQTEQKIDCLKQRLLTCQQYAVSLKLSAVRWSAKLPRHHQHYLSPLAQHPEKSSGISRNEAADKKASETPGKKDQLAVAICPPVSVAGDSVKLPNLGSGCSSSAWWGPEEEVPARD
- the LOC103706856 gene encoding uncharacterized protein LOC103706856 isoform X1, whose amino-acid sequence is MAIIGDALRQAFMPKHEYESLREEEKAWGRLQRPLAAALAVALGLAVVIAVSVSTSIVFPGDASQRPFCRDRRIQALPMNATQEPDMYGYHGAFYLTDEEAADYYWMVVFIPSAIVFLASVIYLLAGIAVAYSAPRRHICLKVVENNYCASKRGGVRCLSILNVVFAVIFGLLALFLGSSLLTLGSSCSVPLFWCYEIASWGLVILYGGTAFFLRRKAAVILDEGEYAGRNLGLEMLESAREVTPEMERRVNEGFKAWMGSSLLSSDEEEEPDFFLEAAEPILTDSNLQRG
- the LOC103706857 gene encoding probable protein ABIL5 isoform X2 — encoded protein: MRQEEGEEGQNLSGEIEMEKGKEKQEAAPVSAMPLPKSPSFLNPEEPGTEADRFQQALLELKDLRSQLHQAADYCENTFLKTGHGTIELENTKSYICHAIVAVVDHLGNVSSKLEHQLQGNIEVLQTEQKIDCLKQRLLTCQQYAVSLKLSAVRWSAKLPRHHQHYLSPLAQHPEKSSGISRNEAADKKASETPGKKDQLAVAICPPVSVAGDSVKLPNLGSGITSSTAIPVLEGPSILSKPSNSSFGSYTDDVHLLLGGDQKKKSLQGIKFLSFLRTSARSHRKG
- the LOC103706857 gene encoding probable protein ABIL5 isoform X1, with translation MRQEEGEEGQNLSGEIEMEKGKEKQEAAPVSAMPLPKSPSFLNPEEPGTEADRFQQALLELKDLRSQLHQAADYCENTFLKTGHGTIELENTKSYICHAIVAVVDHLGNVSSKLEHQLQGNIEVLQTEQKIDCLKQRLLTCQQYAVSLKLSAVRWSAKLPRHHQHYLSPLAQHPEKSSGISRNEAADKKASETPGKKDQLAVAICPPVSVAGDSVKLPNLGSGITSSTAIPVLEGPSILSKPSNSSFGSYTDDVHLLLGGDQKKKSLQGIKFLSFLRTSARSHRKGW